The DNA segment agtaccttcctctataatcCTACACTCTGAACTATCTAACTCTGTTTGCTAAATACCGAACAAACAGAGCTTCTGAACTATTTTAAAGAATTGATAATTTTATTCTAATCTAAGAACACTTTGAATGACCTTAAAGAAAACATTGCACAGAAAGATATGAAGGTGTGTGTAAACAGTTCTTGCTTTGCTTTGCTTGGAACTTCAAGGAATAGTCACTCAGAGTTTTTGTGCGTTGAAGATCAAATTCCAATgttgcaaatgagaggcctttttATAGTTAACTCTTGAGACTAGGTTGAatttgaaattcaaaataaccgttgagaGGGAAAACGTTCGACTGTCGTTTTTAATACTCAAAGGCCAGTGCCAACAACCAATGATCTTCTATCCTTTACCGTTGTCTTTGTCTGTTGCGCTGTTCTCCAGAGTTGGTCGGAGGCAGACTTCTTGGTCTAGCCAAATCAGGCAAAGTTCTCAGGTTGACCGAGAGACAAGCCGTCTGTGGTTCTGTAACTTTCCTTATCTGGTATGGGCAATGTCAGTTGTGCAGAAGTCAACTCTGTCTTGTCCAGCATTATTGATCTTGTCCAACGTGGCTTGATTCTTGTCTTTCGGAAATAATCTTATCTTTGAGATAGCTGGAGGGCTTTTGGATCCTTCTAAATGTTGGGCTCAAACTTTGTTTCACAAGCCTTTGTGAAGTGGGCTTGGATTTGAGTCTTAAGACCCATTCTCAATATCTTTGAACTAATGCTTATATTATCAAACacttaacaaacacattagtataaataaatcaacattttatttaatgtgttattaattatggacatattaatttaatttaatatttttgtcatattCAAAATCaatgtggaaattgtgttttaACACCTTTCTCACGGAGAAAAGAACGATTGAAATCGAATAGATGCAAAGGGTTTATAATGCGTCAAACCCGATTTCAAAGGTGTTGAAACATTTATATGTATCCGAGCCAATATCCATTATTTCATGCATTCTCGTTTATGGAGTAACCCATTTGTTTCTTATATCCCCACTATGAAACTTGTACCTCATTTTCCATTCGAATTTTGTAGtaatttactttttatatttatttacgcTTGAAGCATATATCGTAACCATCCCCACTAATAAAGAACTAAAATGAATAATAGAACTAGAGTTACATTTTAAAAGACAAGATGCCAAACCTAATAAGTTGTATACACAAATCTGGAATCTTTGTTTTAAAAGTGAACTTCAGTTGGCAATTTTTCGGTCAACTGAGTGACGACTTTCATAAAAAGGTTTAAATTAACTAAATAGGAAGGAGTCCATGTTTTGAGCATCTTATTAAAAGTAAGATTTTCCAAAACAACACGCCAAAATGAGTATAATACTCTTATTTATATATCCATATTTTTATCCACCATTGAAAATCGCTCTTTTCGCTCACACCAAACTTTCGTTATGCAAAAAAGAACAGTACAAACATAGATGACACATGCGCAAGGCATAAGttcaaaagaaaacaaaacaaataaatttcGAGATTAAGCATAACACACTAATAAATCATCATCTGATACAATTTTTCCAGTCACGACACTTATATGTGTTATGACCGGTTTGCTGATGATACAAGCAAGCCTCCCCATTTGGGTCATATGATGTCGTAGATCAGGTGAAGTGGTTCCAATTAGCCCATTAAAATAATACTCATGAAAAAAATACTCCTCAAATGCAAAGGATCATGGTAACGCGGCCCGTTCCCATCCTCATTATAGAGCTACATATATCGCAAATGTCTCTTTCCAAGAACCGCATAGGTTGTAGAAATATTCTAGAGGCGGGTCACCTCCATATCCGAATAGTTCGCCACAAGAAACCTTATTACTACGACAACTACTTACATGCCTCAAAGGAATAAGGCTTCTCCTAGGACTCTCTTTGACCATGGCATTGGCTCCCGCCAATTTTGGCACCGCTTGACTCCCGTCCAACAAACAATTTTCAATTCCCCAACTTAAAACCCAATAAAGGCTTAATCTTATTTTTTATCCTATAAATCCATTTCCAGCTCCAACTTGAATCAAATGGACACAAAATATCCAAAAACTTAGCATTCTCAGTTTAATCTACCCAACCCAAATCGCCCATAAAAACTCTTTATTCACAAGCAAAATCCAGACATGCTAAGAAATAGTTGCTTTATTCCAAATACCTAGATTTTTAATACTTAAACCTATTctctttttgaaaaataaatattaatggaGATGTGGGATCTTTGCAGTTGTTTTGTTGTATCTTACTCCTTCTGTGTTAGGAATAATCACCGGGAACACTCTAACATCAAAGTAGATAAGTAGATGAAAGAGAACATAATTAAAGAGAGGGAGTCGAGAATTAGAGCAGAAAAGTTGTATCTCTATTCTTTGTGTCGTGTGTCCTTATATAGAGATTGTGATGTGAGCCAGACCTTCTCTTTAGCAAATGTTTTGGCTGTTGGACCTTAGTCTCTGTCCAATTGGATCTAGCCCACATACCTTATCGAATATTATTTCGAACTAATCTTTCGTTTCCTGTTCCAAAGGAAATTGCAACACTtagggagagttttaggtgtttggttagtgaccttctgttttccttttacatctgaaaagtaACATTGGGTGTTTGATTAGtgatctcatgtttgccttttataccCGAAAAGTAGTATTTTATAAAAGTGGAGAATCtctactttttggaaaaacaattttttccaacatcaaacagtaggtaaaacaaacggaccttTAGTGTCTATATTTCTATATTGCCAAGagcagtatatatatatatacggtaATTTTCACATGGTCAATGACTgatcaagtgaatttggtcaatcaccattagatctaggcttattaaaatCATATGGTGGAGATTAAAATCATCGTAAGGTTTAGATTTATAACTCCTAGATCTAATGcttggtcagtcactgaccaggtaaaAACCAccgtgtgtatatatatatatatatgttattagaaaaaaaaaagaaaaatttacaAAAACTCACACGACTTTTTATCCTTTTTGCAACATGATTTCTCATTAACCAaagatttttaataaaataagaaaataaataaagtaaagTCCATTGAAAAAGATGACGTGGCGTAAAGTCGCGAGTCCTGACAAAGTTTATGAATGTTGACCAACTGAGTTGGAGCAACCATTCCTTCAGTTTGCTTACAAATTTACTTTGCGCTGAATCTTTCTTATTCtcattctctctcttctctgcTTCTTTCTTTCAATCTTCTCCCTCTTCATGTTTTCTCCGCTTTTCAGGTTGTAATCCTATGCATCCCTCTACCCACCTAAAATCACTACCGCCGCCGCCCTCCGATCAACCACCACAAACATTCCTCGACCTAATAACAAGTGTTCTCTCCCTCCTTCTCATTTCCTCTCTCACCGTCCGATCCTTCATCGGACGGTGGCAAGTCATCCGCACCAAACTCACCTCTCTTCAGTCTTCACTTTCTTTACTCTCTGATTCACCTCATTGGTCTCAAAACCCTCTCCTTCACACTCTCCTCCCTTCGGTCCTCTCTACTCTTCAACGTCTTCATTCTCTCTCTCAGCAATGCGGCCTCTCCTCTTTTCCTGCTGGTAAGCTTCTTTTTCAGAGCGACCTCGATATGGCTTCCTCTGCTCTTTCCAATCACCTCCATGACTTCGATTTGCTTCTAAAATCTGGAGTCCTCTATCAATCCAATGCTATCGTTCTCTCCCACCCTGGCCCCAGTTCAGGTAAAGATGAATTAGCCTTTTTTGTGCGGGATCTTTTCACCAGATTGCAAATCGGCGGTGTCGAGTTTAAAAAGAAAGCGTTAGATTCTCTTATTCAGATTCTGAACGACGACGAGAAATCTGCTAGTTTAGTTTCTAAAGAGGCGAATGTTGGTTATTTGATCAATTTGCTTGATTCGAACCATCAGCGTTTAATTCAAGAGCAAGCAGTGATGGCCGTTTCCATATTGGCTTCAGCAAGCGATGAAGCGAGAAAGATTGTATTCGAAGAAGGAGGATTGGGGCCTTTGTTGAGAATCCTGGACACAGGATCTATGCCTTTGAAAGAGAAAGCAGCAATTGCCGTTGAGGCAATCACTGCTGATCCAGAAAACGGGTGGGCGATTTCCGCATACGGAGGAGTTGCAGTGTTGATTGAAGCTTGTCGATCCGGATCGGAAGCGACACGGACACATGCGGTTGGTGCTATTAGGAATGTTGCGGCGGTGGAGGATATCAAGATGGCTTTAGCAGAGGAAGGCGCTGTACCAGTTCTAGTTCATTTACTTGTTTCAAGTACCACTACCAGCTCTGCTCATGAAAAGGCAGCACACTGTGTGGCAATACTGGCTTCCTCCGGTGAGTATTTTCGTACACTGATAATTCAAGAAAGGGGAGTACAGAGATTAATGGATTTGATACAAAGTTTGCCTAATTCAAATACAATAGAACACGTTTTACGTGCAATTAGTTCTCTATCCGTCTTAGATTCCGTAGCTCGGATTCTGTCATCATCAACCTTATTCCTCATCCGCCTGGCCGATTTTATAAAGCAAGGCAGCTTAATCCTGCAACAAATTTCAGTATCATTGGTCGCCAGTCTAACAATAAGCGACGGCAACAAACGAGCAATTTCCGGCTGCCTAGGTCCTTTGGTGAAGCTAATGGAGTTGCCCAAGCCAGCAGGTCTACAAGAGGCCGCCACAGTTGCTTTGGTTTCATTGTTGACAGTCCGATCAAATAGAAAAGAATTGGTGAGAGATGAGAAAAGCGTGATGAAATTAGTACAAATGTTGGAGCCAAAGCATGAGCTGGTGGTAAAGAAATTTCCGGTGATGGTAGTGGCGGCTTTAGTGAGTGGAGGAAGTGGAGAATGCAGGAAGAGGCTTTTGGCTGCAGGAGCTTACCAGCATTTGCAAAACCTAGCGGAGATGGATGTCGCCGGAGCTAAGAAGGCGTTGCAGAGACTTGCCGGTAATAAGCTGAAAAAAATATTCTCCAGGACTTGGAGGGAATAACCAGAAAAGGCAACTAACCCCGCCAACAAAAGGTACAGTGATTTCACGGCTTTCTTGAAAGGATGAGAATACAAATATGATTATACTACTAGTTAGTTTGTAACCACCAATAATAAGTTGCCAAGTGGCTTAAATGGAGGGATTTGGGCTTAAGTATCGGCTTTTAAATTGGTAGGACCCAGGGAAAGGGAGGGGATACCGATACGAGGTAGTTCCCCAGCTAGGTCACATGCCCACAGTAAATGTGAATTGCAAAAGCACCACCAAACAACTCTCCACCAGCATTTAGGTTAGCAAGTAAATATTACATCAAACTTAAACACATTTAGTTTCTGgaaatgtaattttagaatatcTAGCTCATGATTAAGAAATTTATCATATATGTCTCTCCCATTTTATGTTAATTAACTTGATTAGATTAACAAAAACTAAGAGAATTACATGTTGATGATTTTCTCTGAAGACTATAGTTGATAGAGCTGGAGATATGCCTAACATGCTTATTACTTAAGGACTAAATTGTTGAATTTTATAAGCATATAAGCTATAACTAAGTCCAAATTAAAATACACGAGCTTATTAAAATTAGACAAGTCAAAGTATGACTTTTGCCCGTTCATCAATAAATAGATGTAGTGTGAACTGTGAAGTAAAAATTTAGGCAAAAGAAAGCTAAATTTTCTTAGTAAGCCTCTGTACtttgattttgttttatttagttGATGTATTTGTAATTTTTGGATACTCTATAGCCTTAGCTaataaatttgtcaaatatCTCCCATTTATGGACTATCATTCTTGTTAAATCTAATCTTATTAGTTTTTGTGGAGtcaattaaaaatgaaaaaaatattgtttgacAGATTTGTCAGTTAAAgactaaattatttaaaagttacAAGTACAAAACTTATTTTAAGGACAAATCAAAGTTGAGGGGTTAAAAAATtagcttttttcttttttttttttggccttAAATTTTAGTAAGTGATTCATCCACCCACCGTCTGCTCTGACTTTTCATACTTTTGATTCTTGTTGTATGAAGTCGTGACTTGGTGAATGGGCTGTATACTGTAGACCGTGACTGGTCAACACATTATCTATAATCACTGCTGTTTTCTTTGGTCTTtaacttattatttttataatgcaGGAGTCTGTTTGGATTTTCTAACTGTCCAAGGATGAGGAAACTACCTTTTGTGTACAAGCAACAAACAAAACCAACATACACCTAGTATACTCCTCAACTTtgttactttttattttataatattcataaatttaattctaaaataCATGTTATATAATCTAATATATATCTTATAGCAAAAGCATGGATGCGATTTTTAGGGAGTGTCCTGAAATAGCTTTTGTTTCTCATATTTCAATCCTATTAATTGATTCACTGGCAAGGGAGATTTTGATCATTGTCAAGTTTTATTTGATAATGTAAATGCCAAAgaggtgtttttttttttttcctaatctGTAATTTGTATGTTGATTTCCTATGGAGTTTGTAATGGATTTTGTTTTGGCGTGCATGTTTAGAGTGACCAACAATGGTGCTAAAAATGGAGTCTTAATTATGGTAAACATTGATTGATATGGACCTAGTTGTAGTTGGTATGAATAAAGGTTACAATAATAATTTATACCCATAGCCAGTCAGTAGTGAGCAAGAAGCTATTAACAGCTAGAATCTGGTGTTTTGCTTTTTGTTTTCTCCTTCCAAGTAGGTACTAACTAATAATGGGGGATTTACACTTCTACTCATGAAGTATGCAGTGTCTGAGTTGGCATTTTCATCAGATTTGGTGATGTGTGGATGGGTCCTGCTCCTAACAGATATACTTGATAATAATTATGCTCTTTTAAACACttgaaacaaacaaaacaatgaTCAAAAGAAGCTAGGGTGAGGCTTGAGTGGTCCATTAGATGTAAAGTACGGTAATTAAAAATTACTAGATAGCAAGAATTAGATtctgtttggttcaactatGTTTGGTAATTGGTAAAAGTTAAAATGATTTGTTCTGAAATATCTATCAACAGCCAAACACTTTGATGGAGGGAAGGAAGAGGTAACAAATGGGTAGTAGCTAGCTAACAATGTCATGTGGATGGTTAAAATATGAAGTGGTGGCATTTATTGTTCACATGGTGGTGTTTGTTGTTTTGCTCATTAATGATTcattgtgtttttattttacTAACATTTTCTGCATCAGATCAGatgcttattaaaggaaaagcATGTGACTTTTTCTCTGTCCTATTTCCCATGTATTCCTTCCCttcccttcccttccctttAAAGCTAAGATTACCTCTGTAAAGCTTCCATTTTTTCTActtttcttctgcttcttcccTTCATCCTTCCTCTCTTAATTGCACCGCTGCTATTCCAACTGCCATTTCAACCATCCCATTTAACTTTTACCCTAaaccatatatacatatataacaaAAACACAACCTCATCCCTCTCGAGTCTTTGAATTTGTTTATTGTCATCATGGGACTTCTCATAATCCAATTAAAGAAAGTAACAGCTCACCAATTATGCAGAAAATCTAAGCTTTTGTAGAAAAAGCCCATTTCATACGGTTAGGAGTTCAGCCTAGAAGATTGATAAAAAGCTATGTTGCACCGAAGTGAATACCGAAAAAtgtaatttctaaaaaatataagaaaCGGAAACGTGAGGAaacatgtaaatattaaaaatataggaacgcatttataaatattaaaaatataataacatatttaaacaaacaagaaccaAGAATAAGATGAAGAAAGTTGAAGTTTAATTAAGATTTAAGAGATAAAGATTGCAGGAGAAATAAATATAGGTAAGTTCTTTAAATTGAAGGATATAAGGAGGAAATTATTGGTTAAATAGAGAGTTTCAATTTTCCTAATCTTTGACTAAATAGGAATTGTaaaatagaaagtttgaatttctagaattttaaTTGAAATAGACAGAGATAACCGTTTAAAATTGAGAGACAGGTTTCATATTTTGGCTAATTATGGAAATGTGTCCGGAAACGTTTCGTATCGATTGGCGAGAGTTTCTATTTCCTACCTGTGTCGGAAATAGTGAAACACTCGTcatgaagagtttccgtgcatcaTAGATAAAAAGCATCCTAAGAACATCTCTAATGTATTATACTATCAACCACTTAATACTCATCACATCATCAATGTGAGACCAATTTAATAAACTTTTATTCGATTAAATTATCACCTCCAATATTTCATTAAGCCCATTGGAGATGGGCTAATCCTTCTCGTCATTTCAATTTTGGGGCATTTGAGTTTCAAAACATTaaattctttgttttttttttgtcacatcGCCAAATTAATTAGCTTCGGATATAAAAGTTGATTAACATAATGTTGTTCATTTAATTTGTGTCCGGGACTTTATGTTTTACagttcaaaataatttttttttacgtttctctagggggtgatctcaatggacacgtgggttctaggcgagatgggtttgagagtgttcatggagggtatggttttggagataagaatgaagcaggaaatgatattttggaattcgcatcagcc comes from the Euphorbia lathyris chromosome 5, ddEupLath1.1, whole genome shotgun sequence genome and includes:
- the LOC136228780 gene encoding uncharacterized protein; this translates as MHPSTHLKSLPPPPSDQPPQTFLDLITSVLSLLLISSLTVRSFIGRWQVIRTKLTSLQSSLSLLSDSPHWSQNPLLHTLLPSVLSTLQRLHSLSQQCGLSSFPAGKLLFQSDLDMASSALSNHLHDFDLLLKSGVLYQSNAIVLSHPGPSSGKDELAFFVRDLFTRLQIGGVEFKKKALDSLIQILNDDEKSASLVSKEANVGYLINLLDSNHQRLIQEQAVMAVSILASASDEARKIVFEEGGLGPLLRILDTGSMPLKEKAAIAVEAITADPENGWAISAYGGVAVLIEACRSGSEATRTHAVGAIRNVAAVEDIKMALAEEGAVPVLVHLLVSSTTTSSAHEKAAHCVAILASSGEYFRTLIIQERGVQRLMDLIQSLPNSNTIEHVLRAISSLSVLDSVARILSSSTLFLIRLADFIKQGSLILQQISVSLVASLTISDGNKRAISGCLGPLVKLMELPKPAGLQEAATVALVSLLTVRSNRKELVRDEKSVMKLVQMLEPKHELVVKKFPVMVVAALVSGGSGECRKRLLAAGAYQHLQNLAEMDVAGAKKALQRLAGNKLKKIFSRTWRE